One genomic region from Isachenkonia alkalipeptolytica encodes:
- a CDS encoding L-threonylcarbamoyladenylate synthase translates to MDQKNSKQQKKMKQQKKFNNSLEVEKETEKIHTVMTTVDPHGSKEDLLFALYPFGQMIEKSGVVAFPTETVYGLGASALDPAGIEKIFAAKGRPSDNPLIVHITRMEEVFELVQSVPEKAIKLMEAFWPGPLTMIFKKRDIIPHIVTAGGDTVALRMPDHPVAKALIEISGVPLVAPSANASGKPSPTRAEHVWEDLEGKIHGIIDGGSCAVGIESTVIDMTVEPPMLLRPGGITQKMIREVIGPIRRDQHLDVIDRGQSSKASGDFPGKVRSPGMKYTHYAPKAKVLILRGKRKNVLNRVKELEKSYRESGEKVGIITVDENLEYYEGVYGKSSAAKTKPVDTEKNSESGTTVSREKGFPEGPCIRTLGSEKRVEKMAANLFAILRDFDQTDVGIILAEALEDREIGYAIMNRLSKAAGQNILYVDEEDRS, encoded by the coding sequence ATGGATCAGAAAAATTCGAAGCAACAAAAAAAAATGAAGCAACAAAAAAAATTTAATAATTCCCTAGAGGTAGAGAAAGAGACCGAAAAAATCCATACGGTAATGACCACGGTGGATCCCCACGGTTCCAAGGAGGATTTGCTGTTTGCACTGTACCCCTTCGGGCAAATGATTGAAAAATCCGGGGTGGTGGCCTTTCCCACGGAAACCGTGTACGGCCTGGGGGCCAGCGCCTTGGACCCCGCAGGAATCGAAAAGATCTTCGCCGCCAAGGGAAGACCTTCGGATAATCCGTTGATCGTTCACATCACAAGGATGGAAGAGGTGTTTGAACTGGTGCAGTCGGTCCCGGAAAAGGCGATCAAACTGATGGAGGCCTTTTGGCCGGGGCCTTTGACCATGATTTTCAAAAAACGGGATATCATCCCCCACATTGTTACCGCCGGGGGGGACACCGTGGCCCTGCGCATGCCGGACCATCCCGTGGCCAAGGCCTTAATCGAAATCAGCGGCGTTCCCTTAGTGGCGCCCAGCGCCAATGCTTCGGGAAAGCCCAGCCCCACCAGGGCCGAGCATGTATGGGAGGACCTGGAGGGAAAGATCCACGGGATCATTGACGGCGGCAGCTGCGCCGTGGGCATAGAATCCACGGTCATTGATATGACCGTGGAACCCCCGATGCTCCTTCGGCCCGGGGGCATCACCCAGAAAATGATCCGGGAGGTCATCGGCCCGATCCGCCGGGATCAGCATCTGGATGTTATCGACCGGGGACAGTCCTCAAAGGCGTCGGGAGATTTCCCGGGAAAAGTCCGGTCCCCGGGTATGAAGTACACCCATTATGCCCCGAAGGCCAAGGTGTTGATTCTTCGGGGAAAGCGGAAAAATGTGTTAAACAGGGTCAAGGAACTGGAAAAGTCTTACCGGGAATCGGGAGAAAAAGTGGGTATTATTACAGTGGATGAAAATTTGGAATACTACGAAGGGGTTTATGGTAAAAGTTCTGCTGCAAAAACCAAGCCTGTAGATACCGAAAAGAACAGCGAAAGCGGGACCACGGTTTCAAGAGAAAAGGGTTTCCCGGAGGGACCCTGCATCCGAACCCTGGGCAGTGAAAAAAGGGTGGAGAAAATGGCGGCGAACCTTTTTGCCATCCTCAGAGATTTTGATCAAACCGATGTAGGGATTATTTTAGCGGAAGCCTTAGAGGACCGGGAGATAGGTTACGCTATTATGAACCGTTTATCCAAGGCTGCGGGACAAAACATACTGTATGTGGATGAGGAGGATCGATCATGA
- a CDS encoding thymidine kinase, whose translation MEYANSASIEVIVGPMYAGKTEELIRRINRAKIAELKVLSFKPKIDNRYNGSSIVSHNGKEADCFVVESIEEMKKIVQQEKFDVMSIDEIQFFPKEVVEFCQEVADSGKRVIVSGLDMDFKGKPFHIVPEIMAVAEHVSKLTAVCMKCKRPATRTQRIVNGRPAKASDPVVLVGAKESYEARCRKCHEVLRD comes from the coding sequence ATGGAATATGCCAACAGTGCAAGTATAGAGGTCATCGTAGGGCCCATGTATGCAGGAAAAACCGAGGAGCTGATTCGGCGAATCAATCGGGCGAAAATTGCGGAGCTAAAGGTCCTTTCCTTTAAGCCGAAGATTGACAACCGTTACAACGGCAGCTCTATTGTCTCCCATAACGGCAAGGAAGCGGACTGCTTTGTGGTGGAATCCATTGAGGAAATGAAAAAAATCGTACAACAGGAAAAATTTGATGTAATGTCCATTGATGAAATCCAGTTCTTTCCCAAGGAAGTGGTGGAATTTTGTCAGGAAGTTGCGGACTCCGGCAAACGGGTCATCGTATCGGGGTTGGATATGGACTTTAAAGGAAAGCCCTTTCATATCGTGCCGGAGATCATGGCTGTAGCGGAGCACGTCTCCAAGCTGACGGCGGTGTGTATGAAATGTAAGCGTCCCGCTACCAGAACCCAGCGAATCGTCAACGGACGGCCGGCGAAAGCCTCGGACCCCGTAGTGCTGGTCGGTGCCAAGGAAAGCTATGAAGCCCGGTGCCGGAAATGCCACGAAGTACTCCGGGATTAA
- the atpB gene encoding F0F1 ATP synthase subunit A, with protein MDFGSRILFEIPIFGGVPFTETIVITWIIGAILVGLSIIFVRNFDNVPKGAQNVIEMIVESLNDLVAQTMGKDKMAFAPYMGSLFLFLTVANIVGLVGVRPPTADLNMTFALAALTFVMTHYYGSKRKGIGGYLKSFAEPIPVMLPMNIVGEIANPVSLSFRLFGNIIGGVVIMTLAYQGLSAVSGMIGLDAFPIFQAGVPIFLHAYFDIFAGVLQSFIFVMLTMVFIGMAMD; from the coding sequence ATGGATTTTGGATCAAGAATTTTGTTTGAAATACCGATATTCGGCGGAGTACCCTTTACGGAAACCATTGTAATTACATGGATCATCGGGGCGATACTGGTGGGGCTTTCCATCATCTTTGTCCGCAATTTTGACAATGTACCCAAGGGTGCTCAAAACGTTATCGAAATGATTGTGGAATCTCTCAACGATCTCGTTGCCCAAACCATGGGAAAGGATAAGATGGCCTTCGCCCCTTATATGGGCAGTCTGTTTCTATTTTTAACCGTGGCCAATATTGTCGGGCTGGTGGGGGTGCGACCGCCGACGGCGGATTTGAACATGACCTTTGCCCTGGCCGCTCTTACCTTTGTGATGACCCATTACTACGGCTCGAAACGAAAAGGGATCGGCGGGTACTTAAAAAGCTTTGCTGAACCGATACCCGTGATGCTGCCGATGAATATTGTTGGGGAAATCGCAAACCCGGTGTCCTTATCCTTCCGTTTATTCGGAAACATCATCGGCGGGGTGGTTATTATGACTCTGGCCTATCAAGGACTTTCAGCAGTGAGTGGAATGATTGGTTTAGATGCTTTTCCGATTTTCCAGGCAGGAGTACCGATTTTTCTTCATGCGTACTTTGATATTTTTGCCGGGGTACTGCAAAGTTTTATTTTCGTAATGTTAACGATGGTATTTATAGGAATGGCTATGGATTAG
- a CDS encoding deoxycytidylate deaminase: MRPSWNEYYMDIAETVKRRSTCMRRQVGALLVLNKKILATGYNGSPKGLRHCNEIGCMRNDLNVPSGERHELCRGLHAEQNSIIQAAMHGVKIEGAHLYVTHKPCVVCAKMIINAGVEKVVFKGDYPDRLSDNMFTEAGIVLERYEDLEQKGVAAK, translated from the coding sequence ATGAGACCGTCTTGGAATGAATATTATATGGATATCGCAGAAACCGTCAAAAGAAGGTCCACTTGTATGCGACGACAGGTGGGGGCACTTTTAGTCCTGAACAAAAAGATTTTGGCCACGGGCTATAACGGTTCCCCAAAGGGGCTTCGCCACTGCAATGAAATCGGCTGTATGAGAAACGATTTGAATGTGCCTTCGGGAGAGCGTCATGAACTCTGTCGGGGACTGCATGCGGAGCAAAATTCCATTATTCAGGCCGCAATGCATGGAGTGAAAATCGAAGGGGCCCATTTATATGTAACCCACAAACCCTGTGTGGTATGTGCAAAAATGATTATCAATGCCGGGGTTGAAAAAGTGGTTTTCAAAGGGGATTATCCCGATCGCTTGTCGGATAATATGTTCACGGAAGCGGGTATTGTTTTGGAGCGTTATGAAGATTTAGAGCAAAAAGGTGTGGCAGCGAAGTAG
- a CDS encoding AtpZ/AtpI family protein, which translates to MHCIFIESGWTMGNKKSIFENLALLTYLGVAMIVPIALTLFAGRWLDERLGTGPLFLFIMVVIGTLAAFRNLYKIGTRDLPKRKGRDD; encoded by the coding sequence ATGCATTGTATATTTATTGAATCGGGGTGGACCATGGGAAACAAGAAAAGTATTTTCGAGAATTTAGCACTGCTTACATACCTGGGTGTAGCCATGATCGTCCCCATTGCCTTGACCCTGTTTGCCGGAAGATGGCTGGATGAACGTCTGGGTACCGGTCCTCTGTTTTTATTTATCATGGTGGTCATCGGAACCCTGGCGGCTTTTCGAAATCTCTACAAAATCGGCACAAGGGATCTTCCGAAACGAAAAGGACGTGATGACTGA
- the prmC gene encoding peptide chain release factor N(5)-glutamine methyltransferase produces MEKQRIGELLQWGKSQLRETKLRTPDLDAEVLLMEVLNAERVVLHVYPEREVEPEQLEAYKSWIRRRKKEEPLHYITGKKEFMGLELHVEKGVLIPRGDTEVVVEAGIEILKKIAEKKGFQKAEITEVEKASRIGELRALDIGVGSGAIAVSLLHYVKNLYMVGTDVSDTPLTVTEINAEKHQVAHRLGLFRGSLFEPVNRGLKPEEREFDLIISNPPYIPYEGKDGLDREVKDHEPEEALFAKDQGLYYYRKIAEEAPAYLKKDGYLIFEIGWDQGISVRRIVEQAGFTGAYILKDLENRDRVVIGKR; encoded by the coding sequence ATGGAAAAACAAAGGATTGGTGAACTGTTACAATGGGGAAAAAGCCAACTGCGGGAAACCAAACTTCGAACCCCGGATCTTGACGCCGAGGTGCTTTTGATGGAGGTATTGAACGCCGAACGGGTAGTACTGCATGTGTATCCCGAACGGGAAGTGGAACCGGAACAGCTGGAGGCCTATAAATCCTGGATCCGACGGCGAAAAAAGGAAGAGCCCCTGCATTATATCACCGGGAAAAAAGAGTTCATGGGCCTTGAGCTTCATGTGGAAAAAGGGGTCTTAATCCCCCGGGGAGATACGGAAGTAGTGGTGGAAGCCGGGATTGAAATTTTAAAAAAGATCGCAGAGAAAAAAGGCTTTCAAAAAGCGGAGATCACGGAAGTGGAAAAAGCCTCCCGGATCGGGGAGCTTCGAGCTCTGGATATCGGTGTGGGAAGCGGTGCCATTGCCGTAAGTCTGCTGCATTATGTAAAGAATTTATATATGGTGGGGACGGATGTTTCCGATACCCCTCTCACCGTCACGGAAATTAATGCCGAAAAACATCAAGTGGCCCATCGCTTAGGGCTTTTCCGGGGAAGTTTATTTGAGCCCGTAAACCGGGGGCTGAAACCGGAAGAACGAGAGTTTGATCTGATTATATCCAATCCCCCCTACATTCCCTATGAGGGGAAGGATGGCTTAGATAGGGAAGTTAAGGATCATGAGCCGGAGGAGGCCCTGTTTGCCAAGGACCAGGGACTGTATTATTACCGGAAGATTGCGGAAGAGGCCCCGGCCTATCTCAAGAAGGATGGCTACCTTATTTTTGAAATCGGATGGGACCAAGGCATCAGCGTAAGAAGAATCGTAGAACAGGCGGGCTTTACCGGGGCCTATATACTGAAGGATTTAGAAAATCGGGATCGGGTAGTGATTGGCAAGCGTTAA
- the prfA gene encoding peptide chain release factor 1, translating into MLDKLDSVKQKYEDLGQIISDPEVVNDQKRWQKLVKEHAGLEPIITKYKEYTSVKEDYEEAKEIIDDRGADEELKEMAKEEIKDLEAQKEALEEELKMMLIPKDPNDEKNVIVEVRSGAGGDEAAIFAGDLFRMYSRFAERQGWKVEILNLSESESGGYKEVVFMVKGSEAYSLMKYESGGHRVQRVPETESSGRIHTSAATVAVLPEVDDVELEISPNDLRIDVFRASGHGGQSVNTTDSAVRITHIPTGVVSSCQDEKSQLKNKDKALKILKARVLDDMVQKQEDEIAADRKSQVGSGDRSDRIRTYNFPQGRITDHRINKTIYKLDAFMDGDIYEMIDALRTSEQAEKLKEIQD; encoded by the coding sequence ATGCTGGATAAGTTAGATTCGGTAAAACAAAAATATGAGGATTTAGGCCAGATAATCAGTGACCCCGAGGTGGTTAACGATCAGAAAAGATGGCAAAAACTGGTTAAGGAACATGCAGGTCTGGAGCCGATTATTACCAAGTATAAAGAATATACTTCCGTCAAGGAAGATTATGAGGAGGCCAAGGAGATCATTGATGATCGCGGGGCCGATGAAGAATTAAAGGAAATGGCCAAGGAAGAAATAAAAGATCTGGAAGCCCAAAAGGAAGCCTTGGAAGAAGAGCTGAAAATGATGCTGATTCCCAAGGATCCCAACGACGAGAAAAATGTGATTGTGGAAGTCCGTTCCGGTGCCGGCGGGGACGAAGCCGCCATCTTTGCCGGGGACTTATTTCGAATGTACTCCCGATTTGCCGAGCGTCAAGGCTGGAAAGTGGAGATTTTGAATTTAAGTGAATCGGAATCCGGCGGTTATAAAGAAGTGGTATTTATGGTAAAGGGGAGCGAAGCCTATTCCCTGATGAAATATGAAAGCGGCGGTCACCGGGTACAGCGGGTTCCGGAAACGGAGTCCAGCGGACGAATTCATACCTCGGCGGCAACGGTGGCGGTACTGCCGGAAGTGGATGACGTGGAGTTGGAAATTTCCCCTAATGATCTGCGGATCGATGTATTTAGGGCCTCCGGTCACGGTGGACAAAGTGTAAACACCACGGATTCCGCGGTTCGTATTACCCATATTCCCACCGGTGTGGTTTCTTCCTGTCAGGATGAGAAGTCCCAGCTGAAGAACAAGGACAAGGCCCTGAAGATTCTAAAGGCCCGGGTGCTGGATGATATGGTGCAAAAGCAGGAGGATGAAATCGCCGCGGATCGAAAATCCCAAGTAGGATCGGGAGACCGGAGCGATCGGATCCGAACCTATAACTTCCCCCAGGGACGGATTACGGACCATCGAATTAACAAAACCATTTATAAACTGGATGCTTTTATGGACGGGGATATTTATGAGATGATCGATGCCCTTCGTACTTCGGAGCAAGCGGAGAAACTAAAGGAAATACAAGACTAA
- a CDS encoding low molecular weight protein arginine phosphatase codes for MKILFVCTGNTCRSVMAEAILKDLLEEEGRGQDFEVSSAGLFAQEGEPPTIETQFALENGGIPLDENGATYVDDQLLEEADLILTMTEGHKIMIEDRKQAGYYRDKLFTLKEYTADCKESSENREEEDKDGENVEDTYDILDISDPYGGSVEVYELSFQEIYEEIELLLEKILEKC; via the coding sequence ATGAAAATACTGTTTGTATGTACGGGAAACACCTGCCGGAGTGTAATGGCGGAAGCGATTTTGAAGGATTTACTGGAAGAAGAAGGGCGTGGGCAGGACTTTGAAGTAAGCTCCGCGGGGCTCTTTGCTCAGGAAGGGGAACCTCCCACCATCGAGACCCAATTTGCTTTGGAAAACGGCGGCATCCCCCTGGATGAAAACGGGGCCACCTATGTGGACGACCAGTTGTTAGAGGAAGCGGATTTAATCCTGACCATGACGGAAGGCCATAAAATAATGATCGAAGACCGAAAGCAAGCCGGTTACTACCGGGACAAACTATTCACATTAAAGGAGTACACCGCGGATTGCAAGGAAAGTTCCGAGAACCGGGAGGAAGAGGACAAAGACGGTGAAAATGTGGAAGACACTTATGACATCTTGGATATCAGCGATCCCTACGGAGGCTCCGTGGAAGTATATGAACTGAGTTTTCAGGAGATCTATGAAGAAATTGAGCTTTTGCTGGAAAAAATTCTAGAAAAATGCTAA
- the rho gene encoding transcription termination factor Rho, giving the protein MDVKELEKKKLTDLKEIAKTLGIKNYYRYKKHELVDLIQGKPLEKEEKPGESAASNVDGDGGINTTGGTAGGTTAKSTATNRTDSDSTNNTAGGTTAKSTANNTASNTVSDSANKTAGSAAPKNTATNRTASNTPNAATKTNTAKTNETDHEPAVNPKEKQEKTSREEGLPTHLQSEISQDKEVNVANGILDIHMDGYGFLRMNNYLSSDDDIYISPSQIRRFKMRTGDKITGITRKAKSGEKYNALLYVKKINDLDPEIANKRWDFDQLTPIYPNKRINLELASNQLATRLIDLIAPIGKGQRGMIVAPPKAGKTILLKQIAKSVAMNYPESEIIVLLIDERPEEVTDMKRSIDGEVVYSTFDELPSHHIKVAEMVLNRAQRLVEQKKDVVILMDSITRLARAYNLTIPPTGRTLSGGLDPGALHMPKKFFGAARNLEEGGSLTIIGTALVETGSRMDDVIFEEFKGTGNMELHLDRKLSEKRVFPAVDINRSGTRREDLLLTPEELEAMFSIRRAMSSNSVQDTTEKIISTLVKTKNNREFVQVIRKKLQ; this is encoded by the coding sequence TTGGACGTAAAAGAACTGGAAAAAAAGAAACTGACGGATTTAAAGGAGATTGCCAAAACCCTGGGGATCAAAAATTATTACCGTTATAAAAAGCATGAATTGGTAGATCTTATACAGGGAAAGCCCCTGGAAAAAGAGGAAAAACCCGGGGAAAGCGCGGCAAGCAACGTCGATGGCGACGGTGGGATTAACACCACAGGCGGGACAGCAGGGGGGACCACAGCGAAGAGCACGGCAACAAATCGCACCGACAGCGACAGTACAAACAACACAGCAGGCGGCACCACAGCGAAAAGCACCGCAAATAATACTGCAAGCAACACCGTAAGCGACAGTGCAAATAAAACCGCAGGCAGCGCCGCACCGAAAAACACGGCAACAAATCGCACCGCAAGCAACACTCCAAACGCCGCAACAAAAACCAACACAGCAAAAACCAACGAAACAGACCATGAACCGGCAGTAAACCCGAAGGAAAAACAGGAAAAAACCTCTCGAGAAGAAGGACTCCCCACCCATTTGCAAAGCGAAATTTCCCAGGATAAAGAAGTGAATGTTGCCAACGGTATCCTAGACATTCATATGGACGGCTATGGTTTTTTACGTATGAATAATTATCTATCCAGCGACGACGATATTTACATTTCCCCTTCCCAGATCCGCCGGTTTAAAATGCGAACCGGGGATAAAATCACAGGGATCACCCGGAAGGCCAAAAGTGGGGAGAAGTATAACGCCTTGTTATATGTTAAAAAAATCAATGACCTGGATCCGGAAATCGCCAACAAACGGTGGGATTTTGATCAGCTAACGCCGATTTATCCCAATAAGCGTATCAATTTGGAGCTTGCCAGCAATCAACTGGCCACCCGGCTGATCGATTTGATCGCTCCCATCGGAAAAGGACAGCGGGGCATGATCGTGGCGCCGCCGAAGGCCGGGAAAACCATCCTGTTAAAACAGATCGCCAAAAGCGTGGCCATGAACTATCCCGAAAGCGAAATCATCGTGCTGTTAATTGATGAACGGCCGGAAGAGGTAACGGATATGAAGCGGTCCATTGACGGGGAAGTGGTGTATTCCACCTTTGACGAGCTGCCCAGTCATCATATCAAGGTGGCGGAAATGGTGCTGAATCGGGCCCAGCGTTTGGTGGAACAGAAAAAAGACGTGGTGATTTTAATGGACAGCATCACCCGGCTGGCGAGAGCCTACAACCTCACCATTCCCCCAACGGGAAGAACCCTGTCGGGAGGTTTGGACCCCGGAGCGCTGCATATGCCGAAAAAATTCTTCGGCGCCGCCAGAAACTTAGAAGAAGGCGGCTCTCTGACGATTATCGGTACTGCCTTGGTGGAAACCGGTAGCCGTATGGATGATGTGATCTTCGAGGAATTTAAAGGAACCGGGAATATGGAACTGCATCTGGACCGGAAACTGTCGGAAAAACGGGTATTTCCTGCGGTGGATATCAACCGATCGGGAACGAGACGGGAGGATTTACTCCTTACCCCCGAGGAATTGGAAGCCATGTTCAGTATCCGGCGGGCCATGAGCAGCAACAGTGTTCAGGATACCACGGAAAAAATCATCAGCACCCTGGTGAAAACCAAGAACAACCGGGAATTTGTCCAGGTGATCCGTAAAAAATTGCAATAA
- the upp gene encoding uracil phosphoribosyltransferase translates to MSKVVVIDHPLIQHKLTFLRDVTTGSKDFRDLVREMSMLMGYEVTRDLQLRDIEIETPMGKTMSKTLTGRKLGIVPILRAGLGMVDGILQLIPAAKVGHVGLYRDPQTLEPVEYYCKLPSDVSERQLIVLDPMLATGGSAKAAIKFLKDKGAMNIKFVCLIASPEGIEVLKETHPDVDIYVASIDEKLDDHAYIVPGLGDAGDRLFGTK, encoded by the coding sequence ATGAGCAAAGTGGTGGTAATAGATCATCCGTTGATTCAACACAAATTAACTTTTCTTAGGGACGTGACGACGGGATCCAAGGATTTTCGGGATCTGGTACGGGAAATGTCCATGTTAATGGGTTATGAAGTAACCCGGGATTTACAGCTAAGAGACATTGAAATTGAAACCCCTATGGGAAAAACCATGTCCAAAACCTTAACCGGAAGAAAACTGGGCATTGTTCCAATTCTACGGGCAGGCCTCGGCATGGTGGACGGCATTCTTCAACTGATCCCTGCGGCCAAGGTAGGTCATGTAGGTCTTTACCGGGATCCCCAAACCTTAGAGCCGGTGGAGTATTACTGCAAGCTTCCTTCCGATGTCAGCGAACGGCAATTGATTGTCTTGGATCCCATGCTTGCCACCGGTGGATCCGCCAAAGCCGCCATCAAATTTTTAAAGGACAAAGGGGCCATGAACATCAAATTTGTCTGCCTGATTGCTTCCCCGGAAGGCATTGAAGTTTTAAAAGAGACCCATCCCGATGTGGACATTTACGTGGCTTCCATCGACGAAAAATTAGACGATCACGCCTACATTGTACCGGGCCTCGGCGACGCCGGCGATCGACTTTTCGGCACCAAATAG
- a CDS encoding ATP synthase subunit I produces the protein MDPRAQIKQDFIKIIKGMIIGNILFIILGSIFIEERLPFILGLIFGSVIAVLNMRLLYLTLDKAVTMSMRRAQIFTVSRYILRYIIIGIVVYASLTADHLHPFGTIIGLLLIKPVILATQLFEDKAFLRNVFIRKKD, from the coding sequence ATGGATCCCCGGGCACAGATTAAGCAGGACTTTATTAAAATTATCAAAGGAATGATTATCGGCAATATCCTGTTCATTATCCTGGGCAGTATTTTTATCGAAGAGCGGCTTCCCTTTATACTAGGGTTGATCTTCGGCAGTGTCATCGCGGTGCTGAACATGCGACTGCTGTACCTTACCCTGGACAAAGCGGTGACCATGTCTATGCGAAGGGCCCAAATATTTACCGTCAGCCGCTACATTCTTCGCTACATTATTATTGGAATTGTGGTTTATGCTTCCCTGACAGCGGATCATTTGCATCCATTCGGGACGATTATAGGATTGCTGCTGATTAAACCGGTAATCCTTGCGACCCAGCTGTTTGAAGATAAAGCTTTTTTAAGAAATGTATTTATCAGAAAAAAAGATTAA
- a CDS encoding DsrE family protein produces the protein MEKVVFFAFKGELLCFAHVLINALDMADQNMEAKIVMEGEAVKLLKELEESGNELYKQAKDRGLFDSICKACSAKMGVLEYNETTGIPISGEIKGHPSMSRYIKEGYRVITM, from the coding sequence ATGGAAAAAGTAGTATTTTTCGCTTTTAAAGGAGAGCTTTTATGTTTTGCCCATGTGTTAATCAATGCTTTGGATATGGCGGATCAAAACATGGAGGCAAAAATCGTTATGGAAGGAGAAGCGGTGAAACTCCTTAAGGAATTGGAAGAGTCGGGAAATGAGCTATACAAACAGGCAAAGGACCGGGGACTGTTCGATTCCATCTGTAAGGCCTGTTCCGCTAAGATGGGGGTTTTAGAATACAATGAAACCACGGGGATCCCGATTTCCGGAGAAATCAAAGGACATCCCTCCATGAGCAGATATATTAAGGAAGGTTATCGTGTGATTACGATGTAA
- the rpiB gene encoding ribose 5-phosphate isomerase B: MTKSEKIAIGGDHGGFELKEFIKNHLEHQGYQVEDFGTYDKSSCDYPDFAYPVAKAVAEHKFDKGIVICGTGIGVSIVANKVKGVRCGLVHDCFSAKATRQHNDTNVLAMGERVVGKGLAQEIVDIWLHTEFEGGRHKKRVDKIKEVEKEN, from the coding sequence ATGACGAAGAGTGAAAAAATTGCCATCGGCGGTGATCATGGAGGATTCGAGCTAAAGGAGTTTATCAAGAATCATCTAGAGCACCAAGGTTATCAAGTGGAGGATTTCGGAACCTATGACAAATCTTCCTGTGACTATCCGGATTTTGCCTATCCTGTGGCTAAGGCGGTAGCAGAGCACAAATTTGATAAAGGGATTGTTATCTGCGGAACCGGCATCGGCGTATCCATCGTTGCCAATAAAGTAAAAGGAGTCCGCTGCGGACTGGTGCATGACTGTTTTTCCGCAAAGGCCACCCGGCAGCATAACGACACCAATGTCCTGGCCATGGGCGAGCGGGTCGTCGGAAAAGGACTGGCCCAGGAGATCGTGGATATCTGGCTGCATACAGAATTTGAAGGCGGTCGACATAAAAAGCGGGTGGATAAAATTAAAGAGGTGGAAAAGGAAAACTAA
- the rpmE gene encoding 50S ribosomal protein L31, which produces MAKDIHPEYKAVDVSCACGNNFTTKSTKDEIKVEICSACHPFYTGKQKSLEKGGRVEKFNKKFGVQTEEKKEEE; this is translated from the coding sequence ATGGCAAAAGATATACATCCAGAGTACAAAGCGGTAGACGTATCCTGTGCTTGCGGAAACAACTTTACAACTAAATCCACAAAGGATGAGATCAAAGTTGAAATCTGTTCAGCTTGTCATCCGTTCTATACCGGAAAGCAAAAGTCCTTGGAAAAAGGTGGACGAGTGGAGAAGTTCAACAAAAAATTCGGTGTTCAGACCGAAGAGAAAAAAGAGGAAGAATAG